The proteins below come from a single Cervus elaphus chromosome 4, mCerEla1.1, whole genome shotgun sequence genomic window:
- the ERCC2 gene encoding general transcription and DNA repair factor IIH helicase subunit XPD isoform X2, with protein sequence MKLNVDGLLVYFPYDYIYPEQFSYMLELKRTLDAKGHGVLEMPSGTGKTVSLLALIMAYQRAYPLEVTKLIYCSRTVPEIEKVIEELRKLLSFYEKQEGEKLPFLGLALSSRKNLCIHPEVTPLRFGKDVDGKCHSLTASYVRAQYQRDSSLPHCRFYEVPLPTGIYNLDDLKAVGRRQGWCPYFLARYSILHANVVVYSYHYLLDPKIADLVSKELARKAVVVFDEAHNIDNVCIDSMSVNLTRRTLDRCQANLETLQKTVLRIKETDEQRLREEYRRLVEGLREASAARETDAHLANPVLPDEVLQEAVPGSIRTAEHFLGFLRRLLEYVKWRLRVQHVVQESPPAFLSGLAQRVCIQRKPLRFCAERLRSLLHTLEISDLTDFSPLTLLANFATLVSTYAKGFTIIIEPFDDRTPTIANPILHFSCMDASLAIKPVFERFQSVIITSGTLSPLDIYPKILDFHPVTMATFTMTLARVCLCPMIIGRGNDQVAISSKFETREDIAVIRNYGNLLLEMSAVVPDGIVAFFTSYQYMESTVASWYEQGILENIQRNKLLFIETQDGAETSVALEKYQEACENGRGAILLSVARGKVSEGIDFVHHYGRAVIMFGVPYVYTQSRILKCEEGPWPPSLHPQARLEYLRDQFQIRENDFLTFDAMRHAAQCVGRAIRGKTDYGLMVFADKRFARADKRGKLPRWIQEHLTDANLNLTVDEGVQVAKYFLRQMAQPFHREDQLGLSLLSLEQLESEETLRRIEQIAQQL encoded by the exons ATGAA GCTCAACGTGGACGGGCTGCTGGTCTACTTCCCTTACGACTACATCTACCCGGAGCAGTTCTCGTACATGCTGGAGCTCAAACGCACGCTGGATGCCAAG GGTCATGGAGTCCTGGAAATGCCCTCAGGCACTGGGAAGACAGTGTCTCTGTTGGCCCTGATCATGGCATACCAGCGG GCGTATCCCCTGGAGGTGACTAAACTCATCTACTGCTCGAGGACTGTGCCTGAGATTGAGAAG GTGATTGAAGAGCTTCGAAAGTTACTCAGCTTCTATGAGAAACAGGAGGGTGAGAAGTTGCCGTTTTTGGGGCTGGCTCTGAGCTCCCGGAAGAACCTGTGCATTCATCCCGAG GTGACGCCCCTGCGCTTTGGGAAGGACGTGGACGGGAAATGCCACAGCCTCACGGCCTCCTACGTGCGGGCGCAGTACCAGCGGGACTCCAGCCTGCCCCACTGCCGCTTCTACGAG GTGCCGCTCCCGACGGGGATCTACAACCTGGACGACCTGAAGGCCGTGGGGCGGCGCCAGGGCTGGTGCCCGTACTTCCTGGCCCGATACTCG ATCCTGCACGCCAACGTGGTGGTCTACAGCTACCACTACCTGCTGGACCCCAAGATTGCCGACCTGGTGTCCAAGGAGCTGGCCCGCAAGGCTGTGGTCGTCTTTGACGAGGCCCACAACATCG ACAACGTCTGCATCGACTCCATGAGCGTCAACCTCACCCGCCGCACCCTGGATCGGTGCCAGGCCAACTTGGAGACCCTGCAGAAGACAGTGCTCAG GATCAAGGAGACGGACGAGCAGCGGCTGCGGGAGGAGTACCGCCGCCTGGTGGAGGGGCTGCGGGAGGCCAGCGCCGCCCGGGAGACCGATGCCCACCTGGCCAACCCCGTGCTGCCCGACGAAGTGCTGCAGG AGGCGGTGCCCGGCTCCATCCGCACGGCCGAGCACTTCCTGGGCTTCCTGCGCCGCCTGCTGGAGTACGTCAAGTGGCGCCTGCGGGTGCAGCACGTGGTCCAGGAGAGCCCGCCCGCCTTCCTCAGCGGCCTGGCCCAGCGCGTGTGCATCCAGCGCAAGCCCCTCAG GTTCTGCGCCGAGCGCCTCCGCTCCCTTCTGCACACCTTGGAGATCTCAGACCTCACTGACTTCTCCCCACTCACCCTCCTCGCTAACTTCGCCACGCTCGTCAGCACCTACGCCAAGG GTTTCACCATCATCATCGAGCCCTTCGACGACAGGACCCCGACCATTGCCAACCCCATCCTGCACTTCAG CTGCATGGATGCCTCGCTGGCCATCAAACCTGTGTTCGAGCGCTTCCAGTCAGTTATCATCACATCCGGG ACACTGTCCCCGCTGGACATCTACCCCAAGATCCTGGACTTCCATCCCGTCACCATGGCAACCTTCACCATGACGTTGGCCCGGGTCTGCCTCTGCCCCATG ATCATCGGCCGTGGCAATGACCAGGTGGCCATCAGCTCCAAGTTTGAGACCCGGGAAGATATTG CGGTGATCCGGAACTACGGAAACCTCCTGCTGGAGATGTCCGCCGTGGTCCCTGATGGCATCGTGGCCTTCTTCACCAGCTACCAGTACATGGAGAGCACCGTGGCCTCCTGGTACGAGCAG GGCATCCTGGAGAACATCCAGAGGAACAAGCTGCTCTTCATCGAGACCCAGGATGGGGCTGAGACCAGCGTCGCCCTGGAGAAGTACCAGGAG gcctgcGAGAACGGCCGCGGGGCCATCCTGCTCTCGGTGGCCCGAGGCAAGGTGTCGGAGGGAATCGACTTTG TGCACCACTATGGGCGGGCCGTCATCATGTTTGGGGTGCCCTACGTCTACACTCAGAGCCGCATTCTCAAG TGTGAGGAAGGGCCCTGGCCCCCATCTCTGCACCCACAGGCACGGCTGGAATACCTTCGGGACCAGTTCCAGATTCGTGAGAATGACTTTCTCACCTTTGACGCCATGCGCCACGCCGCCCAGTGTGTGGGTCGGGCCATCAGGGGCAAGACGGACTATGGCTTGATGGTCTTTGCCGACAAG cGGTTTGCTCGGGCTGACAAGCGGGGGAAGCTGCCCCGGTGGATCCAGGAGCACCTCACGGATGCCAACCTCAACCTGACCGTCGACGAGGGGGTCCAAGTCGCCAAGTACTTCCTGAGGCAGATGGCACAGCCCTTCCACCGG GAGGACCAGCTGGGCCTGTCCCTGCTCAGCCTGGAGCAGCTGGAGTCGGAGGAGACGCTGCGGAGGATTGAGCAGATTGCCCAGCAGCTGTAG
- the ERCC2 gene encoding general transcription and DNA repair factor IIH helicase subunit XPD isoform X1: MKLNVDGLLVYFPYDYIYPEQFSYMLELKRTLDAKGHGVLEMPSGTGKTVSLLALIMAYQRAYPLEVTKLIYCSRTVPEIEKVIEELRKLLSFYEKQEGEKLPFLGLALSSRKNLCIHPEVTPLRFGKDVDGKCHSLTASYVRAQYQRDSSLPHCRFYEEFDVHGRQVPLPTGIYNLDDLKAVGRRQGWCPYFLARYSILHANVVVYSYHYLLDPKIADLVSKELARKAVVVFDEAHNIDNVCIDSMSVNLTRRTLDRCQANLETLQKTVLRIKETDEQRLREEYRRLVEGLREASAARETDAHLANPVLPDEVLQEAVPGSIRTAEHFLGFLRRLLEYVKWRLRVQHVVQESPPAFLSGLAQRVCIQRKPLRFCAERLRSLLHTLEISDLTDFSPLTLLANFATLVSTYAKGFTIIIEPFDDRTPTIANPILHFSCMDASLAIKPVFERFQSVIITSGTLSPLDIYPKILDFHPVTMATFTMTLARVCLCPMIIGRGNDQVAISSKFETREDIAVIRNYGNLLLEMSAVVPDGIVAFFTSYQYMESTVASWYEQGILENIQRNKLLFIETQDGAETSVALEKYQEACENGRGAILLSVARGKVSEGIDFVHHYGRAVIMFGVPYVYTQSRILKCEEGPWPPSLHPQARLEYLRDQFQIRENDFLTFDAMRHAAQCVGRAIRGKTDYGLMVFADKRFARADKRGKLPRWIQEHLTDANLNLTVDEGVQVAKYFLRQMAQPFHREDQLGLSLLSLEQLESEETLRRIEQIAQQL; encoded by the exons ATGAA GCTCAACGTGGACGGGCTGCTGGTCTACTTCCCTTACGACTACATCTACCCGGAGCAGTTCTCGTACATGCTGGAGCTCAAACGCACGCTGGATGCCAAG GGTCATGGAGTCCTGGAAATGCCCTCAGGCACTGGGAAGACAGTGTCTCTGTTGGCCCTGATCATGGCATACCAGCGG GCGTATCCCCTGGAGGTGACTAAACTCATCTACTGCTCGAGGACTGTGCCTGAGATTGAGAAG GTGATTGAAGAGCTTCGAAAGTTACTCAGCTTCTATGAGAAACAGGAGGGTGAGAAGTTGCCGTTTTTGGGGCTGGCTCTGAGCTCCCGGAAGAACCTGTGCATTCATCCCGAG GTGACGCCCCTGCGCTTTGGGAAGGACGTGGACGGGAAATGCCACAGCCTCACGGCCTCCTACGTGCGGGCGCAGTACCAGCGGGACTCCAGCCTGCCCCACTGCCGCTTCTACGAG GAGTTTGATGTCCATGGGCGCCAGGTGCCGCTCCCGACGGGGATCTACAACCTGGACGACCTGAAGGCCGTGGGGCGGCGCCAGGGCTGGTGCCCGTACTTCCTGGCCCGATACTCG ATCCTGCACGCCAACGTGGTGGTCTACAGCTACCACTACCTGCTGGACCCCAAGATTGCCGACCTGGTGTCCAAGGAGCTGGCCCGCAAGGCTGTGGTCGTCTTTGACGAGGCCCACAACATCG ACAACGTCTGCATCGACTCCATGAGCGTCAACCTCACCCGCCGCACCCTGGATCGGTGCCAGGCCAACTTGGAGACCCTGCAGAAGACAGTGCTCAG GATCAAGGAGACGGACGAGCAGCGGCTGCGGGAGGAGTACCGCCGCCTGGTGGAGGGGCTGCGGGAGGCCAGCGCCGCCCGGGAGACCGATGCCCACCTGGCCAACCCCGTGCTGCCCGACGAAGTGCTGCAGG AGGCGGTGCCCGGCTCCATCCGCACGGCCGAGCACTTCCTGGGCTTCCTGCGCCGCCTGCTGGAGTACGTCAAGTGGCGCCTGCGGGTGCAGCACGTGGTCCAGGAGAGCCCGCCCGCCTTCCTCAGCGGCCTGGCCCAGCGCGTGTGCATCCAGCGCAAGCCCCTCAG GTTCTGCGCCGAGCGCCTCCGCTCCCTTCTGCACACCTTGGAGATCTCAGACCTCACTGACTTCTCCCCACTCACCCTCCTCGCTAACTTCGCCACGCTCGTCAGCACCTACGCCAAGG GTTTCACCATCATCATCGAGCCCTTCGACGACAGGACCCCGACCATTGCCAACCCCATCCTGCACTTCAG CTGCATGGATGCCTCGCTGGCCATCAAACCTGTGTTCGAGCGCTTCCAGTCAGTTATCATCACATCCGGG ACACTGTCCCCGCTGGACATCTACCCCAAGATCCTGGACTTCCATCCCGTCACCATGGCAACCTTCACCATGACGTTGGCCCGGGTCTGCCTCTGCCCCATG ATCATCGGCCGTGGCAATGACCAGGTGGCCATCAGCTCCAAGTTTGAGACCCGGGAAGATATTG CGGTGATCCGGAACTACGGAAACCTCCTGCTGGAGATGTCCGCCGTGGTCCCTGATGGCATCGTGGCCTTCTTCACCAGCTACCAGTACATGGAGAGCACCGTGGCCTCCTGGTACGAGCAG GGCATCCTGGAGAACATCCAGAGGAACAAGCTGCTCTTCATCGAGACCCAGGATGGGGCTGAGACCAGCGTCGCCCTGGAGAAGTACCAGGAG gcctgcGAGAACGGCCGCGGGGCCATCCTGCTCTCGGTGGCCCGAGGCAAGGTGTCGGAGGGAATCGACTTTG TGCACCACTATGGGCGGGCCGTCATCATGTTTGGGGTGCCCTACGTCTACACTCAGAGCCGCATTCTCAAG TGTGAGGAAGGGCCCTGGCCCCCATCTCTGCACCCACAGGCACGGCTGGAATACCTTCGGGACCAGTTCCAGATTCGTGAGAATGACTTTCTCACCTTTGACGCCATGCGCCACGCCGCCCAGTGTGTGGGTCGGGCCATCAGGGGCAAGACGGACTATGGCTTGATGGTCTTTGCCGACAAG cGGTTTGCTCGGGCTGACAAGCGGGGGAAGCTGCCCCGGTGGATCCAGGAGCACCTCACGGATGCCAACCTCAACCTGACCGTCGACGAGGGGGTCCAAGTCGCCAAGTACTTCCTGAGGCAGATGGCACAGCCCTTCCACCGG GAGGACCAGCTGGGCCTGTCCCTGCTCAGCCTGGAGCAGCTGGAGTCGGAGGAGACGCTGCGGAGGATTGAGCAGATTGCCCAGCAGCTGTAG
- the ERCC2 gene encoding general transcription and DNA repair factor IIH helicase subunit XPD isoform X3, producing MKLNVDGLLVYFPYDYIYPEQFSYMLELKRTLDAKGHGVLEMPSGTGKTVSLLALIMAYQRAYPLEVTKLIYCSRTVPEIEKVIEELRKLLSFYEKQEGEKLPFLGLALSSRKNLCIHPEVTPLRFGKDVDGKCHSLTASYVRAQYQRDSSLPHCRFYEEFDVHGRQVPLPTGIYNLDDLKAVGRRQGWCPYFLARYSILHANVVVYSYHYLLDPKIADLVSKELARKAVVVFDEAHNIDNVCIDSMSVNLTRRTLDRCQANLETLQKTVLRIKETDEQRLREEYRRLVEGLREASAARETDAHLANPVLPDEVLQEAVPGSIRTAEHFLGFLRRLLEYVKWRLRVQHVVQESPPAFLSGLAQRVCIQRKPLRFCAERLRSLLHTLEISDLTDFSPLTLLANFATLVSTYAKGFTIIIEPFDDRTPTIANPILHFSCMDASLAIKPVFERFQSVIITSGTLSPLDIYPKILDFHPVTMATFTMTLARVCLCPMIIGRGNDQVAISSKFETREDIAVIRNYGNLLLEMSAVVPDGIVAFFTSYQYMESTVASWYEQGILENIQRNKLLFIETQDGAETSVALEKYQEACENGRGAILLSVARGKVSEGIDFVHHYGRAVIMFGVPYVYTQSRILKARLEYLRDQFQIRENDFLTFDAMRHAAQCVGRAIRGKTDYGLMVFADKRFARADKRGKLPRWIQEHLTDANLNLTVDEGVQVAKYFLRQMAQPFHREDQLGLSLLSLEQLESEETLRRIEQIAQQL from the exons ATGAA GCTCAACGTGGACGGGCTGCTGGTCTACTTCCCTTACGACTACATCTACCCGGAGCAGTTCTCGTACATGCTGGAGCTCAAACGCACGCTGGATGCCAAG GGTCATGGAGTCCTGGAAATGCCCTCAGGCACTGGGAAGACAGTGTCTCTGTTGGCCCTGATCATGGCATACCAGCGG GCGTATCCCCTGGAGGTGACTAAACTCATCTACTGCTCGAGGACTGTGCCTGAGATTGAGAAG GTGATTGAAGAGCTTCGAAAGTTACTCAGCTTCTATGAGAAACAGGAGGGTGAGAAGTTGCCGTTTTTGGGGCTGGCTCTGAGCTCCCGGAAGAACCTGTGCATTCATCCCGAG GTGACGCCCCTGCGCTTTGGGAAGGACGTGGACGGGAAATGCCACAGCCTCACGGCCTCCTACGTGCGGGCGCAGTACCAGCGGGACTCCAGCCTGCCCCACTGCCGCTTCTACGAG GAGTTTGATGTCCATGGGCGCCAGGTGCCGCTCCCGACGGGGATCTACAACCTGGACGACCTGAAGGCCGTGGGGCGGCGCCAGGGCTGGTGCCCGTACTTCCTGGCCCGATACTCG ATCCTGCACGCCAACGTGGTGGTCTACAGCTACCACTACCTGCTGGACCCCAAGATTGCCGACCTGGTGTCCAAGGAGCTGGCCCGCAAGGCTGTGGTCGTCTTTGACGAGGCCCACAACATCG ACAACGTCTGCATCGACTCCATGAGCGTCAACCTCACCCGCCGCACCCTGGATCGGTGCCAGGCCAACTTGGAGACCCTGCAGAAGACAGTGCTCAG GATCAAGGAGACGGACGAGCAGCGGCTGCGGGAGGAGTACCGCCGCCTGGTGGAGGGGCTGCGGGAGGCCAGCGCCGCCCGGGAGACCGATGCCCACCTGGCCAACCCCGTGCTGCCCGACGAAGTGCTGCAGG AGGCGGTGCCCGGCTCCATCCGCACGGCCGAGCACTTCCTGGGCTTCCTGCGCCGCCTGCTGGAGTACGTCAAGTGGCGCCTGCGGGTGCAGCACGTGGTCCAGGAGAGCCCGCCCGCCTTCCTCAGCGGCCTGGCCCAGCGCGTGTGCATCCAGCGCAAGCCCCTCAG GTTCTGCGCCGAGCGCCTCCGCTCCCTTCTGCACACCTTGGAGATCTCAGACCTCACTGACTTCTCCCCACTCACCCTCCTCGCTAACTTCGCCACGCTCGTCAGCACCTACGCCAAGG GTTTCACCATCATCATCGAGCCCTTCGACGACAGGACCCCGACCATTGCCAACCCCATCCTGCACTTCAG CTGCATGGATGCCTCGCTGGCCATCAAACCTGTGTTCGAGCGCTTCCAGTCAGTTATCATCACATCCGGG ACACTGTCCCCGCTGGACATCTACCCCAAGATCCTGGACTTCCATCCCGTCACCATGGCAACCTTCACCATGACGTTGGCCCGGGTCTGCCTCTGCCCCATG ATCATCGGCCGTGGCAATGACCAGGTGGCCATCAGCTCCAAGTTTGAGACCCGGGAAGATATTG CGGTGATCCGGAACTACGGAAACCTCCTGCTGGAGATGTCCGCCGTGGTCCCTGATGGCATCGTGGCCTTCTTCACCAGCTACCAGTACATGGAGAGCACCGTGGCCTCCTGGTACGAGCAG GGCATCCTGGAGAACATCCAGAGGAACAAGCTGCTCTTCATCGAGACCCAGGATGGGGCTGAGACCAGCGTCGCCCTGGAGAAGTACCAGGAG gcctgcGAGAACGGCCGCGGGGCCATCCTGCTCTCGGTGGCCCGAGGCAAGGTGTCGGAGGGAATCGACTTTG TGCACCACTATGGGCGGGCCGTCATCATGTTTGGGGTGCCCTACGTCTACACTCAGAGCCGCATTCTCAAG GCACGGCTGGAATACCTTCGGGACCAGTTCCAGATTCGTGAGAATGACTTTCTCACCTTTGACGCCATGCGCCACGCCGCCCAGTGTGTGGGTCGGGCCATCAGGGGCAAGACGGACTATGGCTTGATGGTCTTTGCCGACAAG cGGTTTGCTCGGGCTGACAAGCGGGGGAAGCTGCCCCGGTGGATCCAGGAGCACCTCACGGATGCCAACCTCAACCTGACCGTCGACGAGGGGGTCCAAGTCGCCAAGTACTTCCTGAGGCAGATGGCACAGCCCTTCCACCGG GAGGACCAGCTGGGCCTGTCCCTGCTCAGCCTGGAGCAGCTGGAGTCGGAGGAGACGCTGCGGAGGATTGAGCAGATTGCCCAGCAGCTGTAG
- the KLC3 gene encoding kinesin light chain 3 — protein MSVQVAAPGGVGLGPERPSPEELVRQTRQVVKGLEALRAEHRGLAGHLAEALAAQGPAAGLELLEEKQQVVSHSLEAIELGLGEAQVLLALSAHVGALEAEKQRLRAQARRLAQENSWLREELEETQRRLRASEEAVAQLEEEKSHLEFLGQLRQYDPPAESQQPESPPRQDSLASLFPSEEEERRGPEAAGAAAAQQGGYEIPARLRTLHNLVIQYASQGRYEVAVPLCRQALEDLERSSGHCHPDVATMLNILALVYRDQNKYKEATDLLHDALQIREQTLGPEHPAVAATLNNLAVLYGKRGRYREAEPLCQRALEIREKVLGADHPDVAKQLNNLALLCQNQGKFEEVERHYARALSIYEALGGPHDPNVAKTKNNLASAYLKQNKYQQAEELYKEILRREALPAPLGAPNTGITGDAQQQTLRRSSSFSKLRESIRRGSEKLVSRLRGEGAAGAAGMKRAMSLSMLNTDGSRVPENQFPRQHLSEASRTLSASTQDLGPR, from the exons ATGTCCGTGCAGGTGGCAGCCCCGGGAGGCGTGGGGCTGGGCCCGGAGCGCCCAAGCCCTGAGGAGCTGGTGCGGCAGACGCGGCAAGTGGTGAAGGGGCTGGAGGCCCTGCGGGCAGAGCACCGGGGCCTGGCCGGGCACTTGGCGGAGGCCCTGGCGGCCCAGGGCCCGGCGGCTGGCCTGGAGCTGCTGGAAGAGAAGCAGCAGGTGGTGAGCCACTCACTGGAGGCCATCGAGCTGGGGCTGGGCGAGGCCCAG GTGCTGCTGGCGCTGTCGGCTCACGTGGGCGCGCTGGAGGCGGAGAAGCAGCGGCTGCGGGCGCAGGCCCGGCGGCTGGCCCAGGAGAACTCGTGGCTgcgggaggagctggaggagacgCAGCGGCGGCTGCGGGCCAGCGAGGAGGCCGTGGCccagctggaggaggagaagagccACCTGGAGTTCCTGGGACAGCTGCGGCAGTATGACCCGCCCGCGGAGAGTCAG cAGCCCGAGTCCCCCCCTCGCCAGGACAGCCTGGCCTCCCTGTTCCCCAGTGAGGAGGAGGAACGGAGAG GTCCCGAGGCAGCGGGGGCCGCGGCGGCCCAGCAGGGCGGCTACGAGATCCCGGCCCGCCTGCGGACCCTGCACAACCTGGTGATACAGTACGCGAGCCAGGGCCGCTACGAGGTGGCCGTGCCGCTGTGCCGGCAGGCCCTGGAGGACCTGGAGCGGAGCTCGGGCCACTGCCACCCTGACGTGGCCACCATGCTCAACATCCTGGCGCTGGTGTACCG AGACCAGAACAAGTACAAAGAGGCCACAGACCTGCTCCACGATGCCCTGCAGATCCGGGAGCAGACGCTGGGTCCCGAGCACcctgcg GTGGCCGCCACCCTCAACAACCTGGCCGTCCTCTACGGGAAGCGCGGGCGTTACCGGGAGGCGGAGCCCCTGTGCCAGCGTGCCCTGGAGATCCGGGAGAAG GTCCTGGGTGCCGACCACCCGGATGTGGCCAAGCAGCTCAACAACCTGGCCCTGCTCTGCCAGAACCAGGGCAAGTTCGAGGAGGTGGAGCGGCACTACGCCCGGGCCCTGAGCATTTACGAGGCCCTGGGCGGGCCGCACGACCCCAACGTGGCCAAGACGAAGAACAACCTG GCCTCAGCCTACCTGAAGCAGAACAAGTACCAGCAGGCGGAAGAGCTGTACAAAGAGATCCTCCGCAGGGAGGCCCTGCCTGCCCCGCTCG GAGCCCCCAACACAGGCATCACCGGTGACGCACAGCAGCAG ACCCTTCGTCGGAGCAGCTCCTTCTCTAAGCTCCGGGAGTCCATCCGGCGTGGAAGCGAGAAGCTGGTCTCCCGGCTCCGAGGCGAGGGGGCGGCAGGGGCGGCCGG GATGAAGAGGGCCATGTCGCTCAGCATGCTGAACACAGATGGCTCAAGGGTGCCTGAGAACCAG TTCCCCAGGCAGCACCTGAGCGAGGCCTCTCGGACCCTCAGCGCCAGCACCCAGGACCTGGGCCCCCGCTAG
- the PPP1R13L gene encoding relA-associated inhibitor: MDSEAFQSSGDILDLKFQSLAMKHMDLKQMELDTAAAKVDELTKQLESLWSDSPAAPPGSQAAAPARLSRYSTSPVPEPLGSRGSSRKATTDGADTPFGRSESAPALLPYSSLSAKGRPSSPRTQLYLQPDAYGSLDRSPSPRPRAFDGAGSPHGRAPSPRPGPLRQQGHPTPFDFLGRAGSPRGSPLAEGPQAFFPERGPSPRPGTAPYDAPAAFGSPLLGTGGSAFAPPLRAQDDLTLRRRPPKAWNESDLDVAYEKKPSQTASYERLDVFPRPASPGLQLLPWRESSLDGLGASGKDNFTSATLPRNYKVSPLANDRRSDVGSYRRSLGSAGPSGTLPRSWQPVSRIPMPPSSPQPRSAPRQRPIPLSMIFKLQNDFWEHGASRAMFPGSSIFSRAPPPKMPPQPQAPPQPQPQPQPQLPPQPQPQLQPQPQPQAPAPAPQPPQQTWAPTSEGLAKPPADLEPEPELEGLLTPVLEVGDADEGAVTRPLSPTRLQPALPPEAQSVPELEEVARVLAEIPRPLKRRGSMEQSPAVALPPTHKKQYQQIISRLFHRHGGPGGPEPELSPITEGSEARAGPPAPAPPAPIPPSAPLQSSPPEQPQSMEMRSVLRKAGSPRKVRRARLNPLVLLLDAALTGELEVVQQAVKEMNDPSQPNEEGITALHNAICGANYPIVDFLIAAGANVNSPDSHGWTPLHCAASCNDTAICTALVQHGAAIFATTLSDGATAIEKCDPYREGYADCATYLADVEQSMGLMYNGAVYALWDYSAEFGDELSFREGDSVTVLRRDGLEETDWWWATLHGQEGYVPRNYFGLFPRVKPQRSKV, translated from the exons ATGGACAGCGAGGCGTTCCAGAGTTCGGGGGACATTCTGGACCTGAAATTCCAGT CTCTAGCCATGAAGCACATGGACCTGAAGCAGATGGAACTGGACACGGCGGCGGCCAAGGTGGACGAACTGACCAAGCAGCTGGAGTCGCTGTGGTCGGATTCGCCCGCGGCGCCTCCTGGCTCGCAGGCCGCAGCGCCGGCTAGG CTATCTCGGTACAGCACCAGCCCGGTCCCCGAGCCCTTGGGCAGCCGCGGGTCCTCCCGGAAGGCGACCACCGACGGCGCAGACACCCCATTCGGACGCTCGGAGAGCGCCCCGGCTCTGCTCCCCTACAGCTCGCTGTCCGCGAAGGGCCGGCCGTCGTCACCGCGCACCCAGCTCTACCTGCAGCCAGACGCCTACGGCAGCCTAGACCGCTCGCCCTCGCCCCGGCCCCGCGCCTTCGATGGCGCAGGCAGCCCACACGGCCGGGCGCCCTCCCCTCGGCCCGGCCCGCTGCGACAGCAGGGTCACCCCACGCCCTTTGACTTCTTGGGCCGCGCGGGCTCCCCGCGTGGCAGCCCCCTGGCGGAAGGGCCCCAGGCCTTCTTCCCGGAGCGCGGGCCCTCGCCTCGCCCCGGGACCGCACCTTACGACGCGCCGGCTGCCTTTGGGAGCCCTCTTCTGGGCACCGGCGGCAGCGCCTTCGCCCCGCCTCTGCGCGCTCAAG ACGACCTAACTCTGCGCCGGCGGCCCCCCAAAGCCTGGAATGAGTCTGACCTGGACGTGGCTTATGAGAAGAAGCCCTCCCAAACCGCGAGCTATGAAC GTCTGGATGTCTTCCCGCGGCCTGCTTCGCCGGGCCTGCAGCTGTTACCCTGGAGAGAGAGCAGCCTGGATGGGCTGGGGGCCAGCGGCAAG GACAACTTCACCAGCGCCACTCTGCCCCGCAATTACAAGGTCTCCCCTCTGGCCAACGACAGGCGTTCTGATGTGGGCAGCTACCGCCGATCACTGGGCTCCGCGGGGCCGTCAGGCACCTTGCCCCGAAGCTGGCAGCCTGTCAGTCGCATCCCCATGCCTCCTTCCAGCCCGCAACCCCGCAGTGCCCCCCGCCAGCGCCCCATCCCCCTCAGCATGATATTCAAGCTGCAGAATGAtttttgggagcatggagccagCAGGGCCATGTTCCCGGGCTCCTCCATCTTCTCTCGAGCTCCCCCACCTAAGatgcctccccagccccaggcacccccccagccccagccccaaccACAGCCCCAGCTGCCCCCACAGCCCCAGCCTCAACTACAACCCCAGCCTCAACCAcaagcccctgccccagccccccaacccccccaacaGACTTGGGCCCCTACAAGTGAAG GCCTCGCCAAACCTCCCGCTGATCTGGAACCTGAACCAGAGCTGGAGGGGCTGCTGACACCCGTGCTGGAGGTTGGCGACGCAGACGAAGGTGCTGTGACTCGGCCCCTTAGTCCCACACGGCTGCAGCCAGCGCTGCCGCCCGAGGCACAGTCTGTGCCGGAGCTGGAGGAGGTGGCCCGGGTGCTGGCAGAGATTCCACGGCCCCTCAAACGCCGGGGCTCCATGGAGCAAAGCCCGGCTGtagccctgccccccacccacaaGAAGCAATACCAACAGATCATCAGCCGCCTCTTCCATCGTCATGGTGGGCCTGGGGGCCCTGAACCCGAGCTGTCCCCCATCACTGAGGGATCTGAGGCCAGGGCCGGGCCCCCTGCTCCAGCCCCACCGGCTCCCATCCCACCCTCAGCCCCTCTGCAGAGCAGCCCACCAGAGCAGCCACAGAGCATG GAGATGCGCTCGGTGCTGCGGAAGGCCGGGTCCCCGCGCAAGGTCCGCCGTGCGCGCCTCAACCCGCTGGTGCTGCTTCTGGACGCCGCACTGACCGGGGAGCTGGAGGTGGTGCAGCAGGCCGTGAAGGAG ATGAACGACCCGAGCCAGCCCAACGAGGAGGGCATTACCGCGCTGCACAACGCCATCTGCGGCGCCAACTACCCCATCGTGGACTTCCTCATCGCGGCCGGGGCCAACGTCAACTCCCCGGACAGCCACGGCTG GACCCCGTTGCACTGCGCGGCGTCGTGCAACGACACGGCCATCTGCACGGCGCTGGTGCAGCACGGCGCGGCCATCTTCGCCACCACGCTCAGTGACGGCGCCACGGCCATCGAGAAGTGCGACCCCTACCGCGAGGGTTACGCCGACTGCGCCACTTACCTGGCAG ACGTGGAGCAGAGCATGGGGCTGATGTACAACGGGGCGGTGTACGCCCTCTGGGACTACAGCGCCGAGTTTGGGGACGAGCTGTCCTTCCGAGAGGGCGATTCAGTCACCGTGCTGCGGAGGGATGGACTAGAGGAGACGGACTGGTGGTGGGCCACGCTGCACGGCCAGGAGGGCTACGTGCCCCGTAACTACTTCGGG CTCTTCCCCAGGGTGAAGCCTCAGAGGAGTAAGGTGTAG